The nucleotide sequence TGTTGTCCGCAATGTCCGAACAGGGCGCGACGACCGTTTCCAGCGAAGAGCTGTCGCAAGCCGCCGGCGTCAATTCCGCGAAGCTGCGCAAAGACCTCTCCTACCTGGGCTCCTACGGCACCCGTGGAGTCGGCTACGAGGTCGGCGTCCTGGTCAGCCAGATCGAGCGCATCCTCGGCCTGACCCGGCAGCACAAGGTTGCAGTGGTCGGGATCGGCAACCTGGGCCACGCACTGGCCAACTACGGCGGCTTCCCGGGGCGCGGCTTCCCGGTCGAAGCGCTGTTCGACCTGGACGCGGACCTGATCGGCGTGCCGGTCGGTGGCCTCCCGGTGTCGCACATGGACGACATTCCGCGCATTTGCGCCGAACGCGGCATTTCCATCGGTGTGATCGCCACTCCGCCCACCGCGGCGCAATCGGTGTGTGACCGGCTGGTCGCGGGCGGTGTCCAGTGCATCCTCAACTTCGCTCCCGTCGTGCTGCAAGTTCCTGCTCACATCGAGGTCCGCAAAGTGGATTTGGCCGTGGAGCTGCAGATACTCTCGTTCCATGTGGCCCGCCGCGCGGACAGTGAAGGTCCGGCCGCCGGCAGTCAGGGCAATTCCGGATTACCCGGTGCGGTGGTGCCGTCCGAGAATGGGAACGGCAGGCGGAACGGCGCGGGTCCGGACGGCGGACGGGAAATGGTGGTGCGCTCATGAGCGAGCTTGCGAGTGAATCATTCAACACAGCGCAGCCGCTCAGGCGCTCGCCGAGCGTCAGCGAGGTGACGGCATGAGCGTGTTGGCGGTCGGGCTCTCGCATCGGAGTGCGGAGCTGAGCACGCTCGAGCGCGTCGCGGTGCCCGCGCCCGAGATCGGCAAGGTCCTCGACGAGCTGCAGCAGGCCGAGCACGTCAGTGAGGTCGTGCTCGTCTCGACCTGCAACCGGATCGAGGTCTACGCGGTCGTCGAGACCTTCCACGGCGGCCTCAACGACGTGTCCGAAGTGCTCGCCCGCCAGGCCGGGATGGCGCCCGCCGAGCTCTACGAGACCCTGTACGTGCACTACGCCGGTGCCGCCGTGGAGCACCTGTTCTCTGTCACTTCGGGCCTGGACTCGATGGTCGTCGGCGAGACGCAGATCCTCGGCCAGATCCGCTCCGCCTACGCCACCGCGCGCGAGGCCGGCACCGTCGGCCGCACGCTGCACGAGCTCATCCAGACCGCGCTGCGCGTCGGCAAGCGCGTGCACACCGAGACCGGGCTCGACCAGCTCGGCGCGTCGGTCGTCTCCGAAGCGCTCGCCGCGGCCGGGGACGTCACCGGCAAGCACGCGGTCATCGTCGGCGCCGGCTCGATGGGCGCGCTGAGCGCGTCGCAGCTGCGGAAGGCCGGGATCGGCGAGATCAGCGTGGCCAACCGGACCGACGCCCGCGCCCGCCGGCTCGCCGCGAACGTCACCGAACAGGGCGTGCCGGCCCGGGCGATCCCGCTGTCAGCCGTCGCCGGCACGGTCCGTGACGCCGACATCGTCATCTGCTGCACCGGGGCGCAGGACGCCGTCTTCGGCCCCGGGCACGTGCTGCCGCGTGGCGGCCGGGACCTCGTCGTCTGCGATCTGGGCCTGCCCCGCGACGTCGACCCGGAGGTCGGCGAGCTCGCCGGCGTCCGGGTGGTCGACCTGGCCACCATCCAGCGCCGGATGCGCGAGGCGGGGACGCCGACCACCGAGCGCCAGACCGCCAAGGCGACCGGGATCGTCCTCGACGAGGTGCGCGACTACCTCGCCGGGCAGCGCAGCGCCGAGGTGACGCCGACGGTGACCGCGCTGCGCCGCCGCGCGGCCGAGGTCGTCGACGCCGAGCTGCTGCGGCTCGACAACCGCCTGCCCGACCTGGACGGCGCCGTCCGCGAGGAGGTCGGCCGCACGGTCCGCCGGGTGGTCGACAAGCTGCTGCACGCGCCGACGGTGCGGGTCAAGCAGCTGGCCGCGGAGACGGCCGACACCGACTACGCGAACGCGTTGCGCGAACTGTTCTGCCTCGACCCGCAGGCGCCCGCCGCGGTGACGAGCCCGAAGCCCCCACCAGAGAAGAAGTAGTAGTGACCAGAGTCATTCGCATGGGTACGCGTGGTTCGAAGCTCGCCCTCACCCAGACCGGGACCGTCGCCGACGCCCTGCGCGCCACCGGCGTCGAGGTCGAGATCGTCAAGGTGACCACCCCCGGCGACAAGTCGCTGGCGCCGATCGCGACGATCGGGGTCGGCGTGTTCACCTCCGCGCTGCGGGAAGCCTTGCTGCGCAACGAGGTCGACGTCATCGTCCACTCCTACAAGGACCTGCCGACGGCGCCGGAGCCCGGGATCACGCTGGCCGCCGTGCCGCCCCGCGAAGACCCGCGGGACGCGCTGATCGCGCGCGACGGGCTCACGCTGGGTGAGCTGCCGCCGGGTTCGACGGTGGGCACGGGGGCCGCGCGGCGCACCGCGCAGCTGCGTGCGCTGGGTCTCGGTTTGGAAATCGTGCCGATTCGCGGCAATATCGACACCCGCATGCGCAAGGTGACCGACGGCGAGCTCGATGCCGTGGTGCTGGCGCGTGCCGGACTGGCCAGGGTCGGACTGGTCGAGGCGATCACCGAGACCCTCGACCCGATCCAGATGCTGCCCGCGCCCGCACAGGGTGCACTGGCGGTGGAGTGCCGGTCCGCCGACGTGGACCTCGAGCACCTGCTCCGGTCCACTTTGGACGACGAGGGCACGCGGGCCGCGGTGACGGCCGAGCGGGCCCTGCTGGCCGCGCTCGAGGCGGGGTGCAGTGCGCCGGTGGGCGCGCTCGCCGAGATCGTCGAAGATCTCGACGCCGAGGGCAAGGTCGTGGAACGGATCTCGCTGCGCGGCACCGCCGCGATCGAGGGCGAGGAAGGTGCGGTGGACATGGTCCGGGCCATCGCACTGGCCGACAAGGACCAGGCTGCCCAGCTGGGCAAGGACCTGGCCGCCGAGCTGCTGGACCTCGGAGCCGGAGCCCTCTCCGGTCCCGCTCAGTAGCGCTCTCGCGAGCGCTTTTCGAAGGCTGTAGCTCTGAAAAGAGTGCTTCGAAAGACATTCATAGGAGACCTGCGGCCAGGCGATCGGGCACGGCCGCCGCAAGAGGAGAAACGCACAGATGACCCCCGCGCGAAAGACCACCGGGCGCGTAGCGTTCGTGGGCTCCGGCCCCGGCGACGCCGGCCTGCTCACGGTCCGTGCCCAGGAGCTGCTGACCAAGGCCGAAGTGGTGGTGACCGATCCCGACGTGCCGCAGTCCGTGCTGGCCATGGCCGCCGAAGGCGCCGAGGTCCGGCCCGCCGTCGGCGAGGCCACCGAGGTCGCCAAGGACCTGACCACCGAGGCCAAGGCCGGCCGGCTGGTGCTGCGGCTGGTCGCGGGCGACCCGCTGACCACCCCGGCCGTGGTGGCCGAGGTCCAGGCGGTCGCGCGCACGAGTGCCGTGTTCGACGTCATCCCGGGTGTCTCCCCGGCCGCGGCCGTCCCGGCGTACGCGGGCGTCGCGCTGGGCGGCACGCACACCGAGGTCGACGTCCGCGGTGACGTCG is from Amycolatopsis mediterranei and encodes:
- a CDS encoding redox-sensing transcriptional repressor Rex, with product MVTQRGRRDAADSPGRAPRRPRRPAGLDADNAPTAEMPAVPTGEPGRNGDAPEAVRAKSIPEAAVARLAVYLRVLSAMSEQGATTVSSEELSQAAGVNSAKLRKDLSYLGSYGTRGVGYEVGVLVSQIERILGLTRQHKVAVVGIGNLGHALANYGGFPGRGFPVEALFDLDADLIGVPVGGLPVSHMDDIPRICAERGISIGVIATPPTAAQSVCDRLVAGGVQCILNFAPVVLQVPAHIEVRKVDLAVELQILSFHVARRADSEGPAAGSQGNSGLPGAVVPSENGNGRRNGAGPDGGREMVVRS
- a CDS encoding glutamyl-tRNA reductase gives rise to the protein MSVLAVGLSHRSAELSTLERVAVPAPEIGKVLDELQQAEHVSEVVLVSTCNRIEVYAVVETFHGGLNDVSEVLARQAGMAPAELYETLYVHYAGAAVEHLFSVTSGLDSMVVGETQILGQIRSAYATAREAGTVGRTLHELIQTALRVGKRVHTETGLDQLGASVVSEALAAAGDVTGKHAVIVGAGSMGALSASQLRKAGIGEISVANRTDARARRLAANVTEQGVPARAIPLSAVAGTVRDADIVICCTGAQDAVFGPGHVLPRGGRDLVVCDLGLPRDVDPEVGELAGVRVVDLATIQRRMREAGTPTTERQTAKATGIVLDEVRDYLAGQRSAEVTPTVTALRRRAAEVVDAELLRLDNRLPDLDGAVREEVGRTVRRVVDKLLHAPTVRVKQLAAETADTDYANALRELFCLDPQAPAAVTSPKPPPEKK
- the hemC gene encoding hydroxymethylbilane synthase; the encoded protein is MGTRGSKLALTQTGTVADALRATGVEVEIVKVTTPGDKSLAPIATIGVGVFTSALREALLRNEVDVIVHSYKDLPTAPEPGITLAAVPPREDPRDALIARDGLTLGELPPGSTVGTGAARRTAQLRALGLGLEIVPIRGNIDTRMRKVTDGELDAVVLARAGLARVGLVEAITETLDPIQMLPAPAQGALAVECRSADVDLEHLLRSTLDDEGTRAAVTAERALLAALEAGCSAPVGALAEIVEDLDAEGKVVERISLRGTAAIEGEEGAVDMVRAIALADKDQAAQLGKDLAAELLDLGAGALSGPAQ